Within the Thermodesulfobacteriota bacterium genome, the region GGATGCCCGCGGCCACGGCCGAGCCGATGACGCCTGCCACGTTGGGACCCATGGCGTGCATGAGCAGGAAGTTGCGGGGGTTGTACTGCTGCCCCACGGTCTGGGC harbors:
- a CDS encoding sodium ion-translocating decarboxylase subunit beta, translated to AQTVGQQYNPRNFLLMHAMGPNVAGVIGSAVAAGILLALLR